From Jeotgalibaca dankookensis, one genomic window encodes:
- a CDS encoding alpha-amylase family glycosyl hydrolase, translated as MAKTTDISLRNQVMYSIYVRNHTVEGTFEAIIPDLPRIKALGVDIIWLMPIHPIGEEKRKGQAGSPYAIRDYRAINPEYGDEASFKKLVDAIHQTGMKCIIDVVYNHTSPDSVLVKEHPEWFYRRPDGQMGNKVGDWYDIVDLDYQHQDLWDYQIETLKMWAKIVDGFRCDVASLLPIDFWLRARQEVAEVNPDTLWLAESVHPHFLREHRDNKNIGLSDNEVFEAFDITYDYDVEDFYSAYLNDEISLKAYLGILMFQDGIYATNYVKLRFLENHDHPRFRSRVSDPQAVRNWVGFLYFQKGTTLLYGGQEKGIAHLPDLFNVDPINWEETDMDLAPLMKKLYDIKGDLAFRQGAYHLYAHEGQDVVIGSYKEDGKTIHGIFNLDGRHHNVEVTIPDGRYQNQLDQEFYVIEHGHLQTRGEPIIFS; from the coding sequence GTGGCAAAAACAACCGATATTTCATTACGAAACCAAGTGATGTATAGTATTTACGTCCGTAATCATACAGTTGAAGGAACTTTTGAAGCAATTATTCCAGATCTTCCCCGTATAAAAGCACTAGGGGTCGATATCATTTGGTTGATGCCGATTCATCCAATAGGAGAAGAGAAACGTAAAGGTCAAGCCGGAAGTCCTTATGCGATTCGGGATTATCGTGCTATTAATCCTGAATATGGTGACGAAGCATCCTTTAAAAAACTTGTTGATGCCATTCACCAAACAGGTATGAAATGCATCATTGATGTGGTTTACAACCATACCTCGCCAGATTCAGTTCTTGTTAAAGAACATCCGGAATGGTTTTACCGTCGCCCAGATGGTCAAATGGGAAATAAAGTGGGCGATTGGTACGATATTGTCGATTTAGATTATCAGCACCAAGACTTATGGGATTATCAGATTGAAACTTTAAAAATGTGGGCAAAAATTGTTGACGGTTTCCGTTGCGATGTAGCTAGTCTTTTGCCAATTGATTTTTGGTTACGTGCACGCCAAGAAGTAGCTGAAGTGAATCCAGATACCTTGTGGTTAGCTGAATCTGTTCACCCGCATTTCTTAAGAGAACACCGTGACAATAAAAATATCGGGCTATCTGATAACGAGGTTTTTGAAGCTTTTGATATTACCTATGATTATGATGTGGAAGATTTCTACTCAGCTTATTTAAACGATGAAATTTCTTTGAAAGCTTATTTGGGAATTTTAATGTTCCAAGATGGGATTTACGCGACCAATTATGTGAAACTGCGTTTCCTAGAAAATCATGATCACCCTCGCTTTCGTTCGCGCGTGAGTGACCCACAAGCGGTTCGTAATTGGGTAGGGTTCTTGTATTTCCAAAAAGGAACCACGCTCTTGTATGGTGGGCAAGAAAAAGGGATTGCGCATCTTCCAGATTTATTTAATGTTGATCCGATAAATTGGGAAGAGACCGATATGGACTTAGCACCTTTAATGAAGAAGCTTTATGACATTAAAGGTGACCTAGCTTTTCGCCAAGGTGCTTACCATCTTTATGCACATGAAGGACAAGACGTTGTGATTGGTTCTTATAAAGAGGATGGAAAAACCATTCACGGTATCTTTAATCTCGATGGGCGCCATCATAACGTTGAAGTCACTATCCCAGATGGTCGTTATCAAAATCAACTCGATCAAGAATTTTATGTCATTGAGCATGGTCACCTCCAAACAAGAGGAGAACCAATTATATTTAGCTAA
- the pgmB gene encoding beta-phosphoglucomutase yields the protein MAIKGVIFDLDGVITDTAEFHYRAWQDLGEKIGITFDRAFNENLKGISRMDSLNLILEHGNKADDYSDAEKEALATDKNDDYKTLIEEITPTDILPGIQTFLDACIAKGMKLALASASKNGPAILDRLELTDYFEVTVDPASLKNGKPDPEIFLKAAKLLHLEPFECIGVEDAEAGIQSINAAGMFSVGVGSPESMKEADIFVENTQELDLEKIINKYKKMR from the coding sequence ATGGCTATTAAAGGAGTTATCTTTGATTTAGATGGTGTTATTACAGATACAGCCGAATTTCATTACCGTGCGTGGCAAGATTTAGGAGAAAAAATTGGAATTACTTTTGATCGTGCCTTTAACGAGAATTTAAAGGGGATTAGTCGCATGGATTCTTTAAATCTTATTTTAGAACATGGTAATAAAGCAGATGACTATTCGGATGCAGAGAAAGAAGCGTTAGCGACTGATAAAAATGATGACTATAAAACATTAATTGAAGAAATCACACCAACAGATATTCTTCCAGGCATTCAAACCTTTCTAGATGCTTGTATTGCTAAGGGAATGAAACTGGCTTTGGCTTCAGCAAGCAAAAATGGTCCGGCTATTCTCGATCGTCTAGAATTAACTGATTATTTCGAAGTGACTGTGGATCCGGCGTCTTTAAAAAATGGGAAACCTGATCCAGAGATATTTTTAAAAGCTGCGAAGCTGCTTCATTTAGAACCGTTTGAATGTATAGGAGTTGAGGATGCTGAAGCAGGAATTCAGTCAATTAATGCAGCAGGAATGTTTTCGGTTGGCGTTGGTAGTCCAGAATCGATGAAGGAAGCAGATATTTTTGTAGAAAATACTCAAGAATTAGATTTAGAAAAAATCATAAATAAATACAAGAAAATGCGCTAA
- the proC gene encoding pyrroline-5-carboxylate reductase: MTKTIGFIGLGNMGQAILKGMLTNGFTTANQVIVSRRNPEALVQIEEKFGVETTTDNRVVAKQADLLILAVKPNIYVSIMQEIRDYVKDDVIIVHIAAGISIATIETAFARPIKVARAMPNTPAMVGQAMTGLCFNDALNADDKKMVADLFASLGKVEIIDETLIDAVIGVSGSSPAILYMVIEAVADGAVKAGMPRQQAYQFAAQAMLGSAKMVLETGEHPGQLKDAVCSPGGTTIEMVTKAEEKGLRASILASVDAAITKSIQLTQK; this comes from the coding sequence ATGACAAAAACAATTGGATTTATAGGATTGGGTAATATGGGACAAGCAATTTTAAAAGGGATGTTAACAAACGGCTTCACGACAGCAAATCAGGTTATTGTATCGCGCCGAAATCCCGAAGCGCTCGTTCAAATTGAAGAAAAATTTGGAGTCGAAACTACGACAGATAATCGCGTTGTCGCTAAACAAGCTGACCTTTTAATTTTAGCCGTTAAACCAAATATATACGTTTCAATTATGCAAGAGATTCGTGATTATGTAAAAGATGATGTGATTATAGTTCATATTGCGGCTGGTATTTCAATCGCAACGATTGAAACAGCATTTGCCCGTCCAATCAAAGTTGCTCGAGCGATGCCCAATACGCCAGCTATGGTGGGGCAAGCGATGACCGGACTTTGCTTTAACGATGCTTTAAATGCAGATGATAAAAAGATGGTGGCTGATTTATTTGCTTCTTTAGGAAAGGTAGAAATAATTGATGAAACCTTAATCGACGCTGTCATTGGAGTTAGTGGATCCTCGCCAGCAATTTTATACATGGTTATTGAAGCCGTGGCCGATGGAGCAGTTAAAGCGGGTATGCCACGCCAGCAAGCCTATCAATTTGCAGCACAAGCCATGTTGGGTTCAGCTAAAATGGTTTTAGAAACAGGTGAGCATCCTGGTCAATTAAAAGATGCCGTTTGTTCTCCAGGTGGGACTACTATTGAGATGGTCACAAAAGCAGAAGAAAAAGGATTGCGTGCCTCTATCTTAGCTTCAGTTGACGCCGCTATTACTAAATCTATTCAATTAACGCAAAAATAA
- a CDS encoding glycoside hydrolase family 65 protein, with protein MMKRLFDIDPWKLKTTNFKAEDKRLQESLTAIGNGYMGMRGNFEEGYSGDTHEGTYLAGIWYPDKTRVGWWKIGYPDYFGKVINAMNIIKVEIEVDGHAIDLAKDSFSDFYLESDMKTGVLSRQFVWTNNSNDVAIRFGFKRFLSLVQEEIAAIQVSAEVLKGNPEITLRPGLDNRVHNEDANYDEMFWNRIAENLAPASVTVQTIPNNFGIEQFTVTGVMRNDVTGLTLTDTELANMQVTETYSGKVAEGNKVVLNKFVAMVTSRDVEPDNQVETGVSLVTQALDKGFEALLQENIAAWDLRWQKSDVKIVGDDEAQQGLRFNLYGLFSTYYGEDERLNVGPKGFTGEKYGGATYWDTEAFILPMYLSVADSDVSLNFLKYRHNQLGNAFINADKQGLKGALYPMVTFTGIECHNEWEITFEEIHRNAAIAYAIYNYTNYTGDDRYRLGDGADVLVAISRFWADRVHFSERAGKYMLHGVTGPNEYENNVNNNFHTNRMAVWTLEYTLETIAKLSEEKRQELKLTEQEEAKWQEIKDNMYYPYDEELGIYVQHDTFLDKDLRPVSALDPADLPLNQNWSWDKVLRSPFIKQADVLQSIYFLNDRFSMEEKEKNFAFYEPMTVHESSLSPSIHAILAAELGREEKAVELYSRTARLDLDNYNNDTEDGLHITSMSGAWLAIVQGFAGMRVVDGIPIFKPFLPNQWQAYDFKINFRGRLLAVHVDAQGVSLKLEEGQPLNVQLFDEVLTLTDQVEKALK; from the coding sequence ATGATGAAACGATTATTTGATATTGATCCTTGGAAATTAAAAACAACGAACTTTAAAGCAGAAGATAAACGGCTCCAAGAAAGTTTAACAGCAATCGGAAATGGTTATATGGGTATGCGAGGGAATTTTGAAGAAGGGTATTCTGGCGATACACATGAAGGAACTTACTTGGCTGGAATTTGGTACCCTGATAAGACGCGCGTAGGTTGGTGGAAAATTGGGTACCCGGATTACTTTGGGAAAGTTATCAATGCCATGAATATTATCAAAGTCGAAATCGAAGTAGACGGGCATGCGATTGATCTAGCTAAAGATTCCTTTAGTGATTTTTACTTAGAATCTGATATGAAAACAGGTGTCTTGAGTCGTCAGTTTGTCTGGACAAATAACAGTAATGATGTAGCCATTCGCTTTGGTTTTAAACGCTTTTTAAGCTTAGTTCAAGAAGAAATTGCCGCGATACAAGTTTCGGCTGAAGTCCTCAAAGGGAACCCAGAAATAACTTTAAGACCCGGTTTAGATAATCGGGTTCATAATGAAGATGCCAATTACGATGAGATGTTCTGGAATCGTATTGCTGAAAATCTGGCACCAGCAAGTGTGACAGTTCAAACGATTCCTAATAATTTTGGTATTGAGCAATTTACAGTGACCGGTGTGATGAGAAATGATGTAACCGGTCTTACTTTGACCGATACAGAACTGGCAAACATGCAAGTAACCGAAACTTACAGCGGAAAAGTCGCCGAAGGAAACAAAGTTGTGCTAAATAAATTTGTTGCTATGGTAACAAGTCGCGATGTGGAACCCGATAACCAAGTAGAGACAGGCGTTTCATTGGTGACGCAAGCGCTCGATAAAGGATTTGAAGCATTACTTCAAGAAAACATTGCTGCTTGGGATTTGCGCTGGCAAAAATCAGATGTCAAAATCGTTGGAGATGATGAAGCCCAACAAGGACTTCGTTTTAACTTGTACGGTTTGTTCTCGACTTACTATGGCGAAGATGAACGTTTAAACGTAGGACCAAAAGGATTCACTGGTGAAAAATACGGTGGGGCTACTTATTGGGATACTGAAGCATTTATTTTACCAATGTACTTATCGGTTGCTGATTCTGATGTTTCCTTAAACTTTTTGAAATATCGTCATAATCAATTGGGCAATGCCTTTATTAATGCGGATAAACAAGGATTAAAAGGCGCTTTATACCCGATGGTTACTTTTACAGGGATTGAATGTCATAACGAATGGGAAATTACCTTTGAAGAAATTCACCGAAATGCGGCAATTGCTTACGCCATTTATAATTATACAAATTACACAGGAGACGATCGTTACCGCTTAGGTGATGGTGCAGATGTCTTAGTTGCGATTTCACGTTTTTGGGCGGACCGTGTACATTTTTCTGAGCGTGCTGGTAAGTATATGTTGCATGGCGTAACAGGTCCTAATGAATATGAAAACAACGTTAATAATAATTTCCATACCAATCGTATGGCAGTGTGGACCCTTGAATATACTTTAGAAACTATAGCGAAACTCTCTGAAGAAAAACGTCAAGAGCTAAAATTGACCGAGCAAGAAGAAGCAAAATGGCAAGAAATCAAAGATAATATGTATTACCCATATGACGAAGAGCTGGGAATTTATGTTCAGCACGATACCTTTTTAGACAAAGATTTACGTCCGGTTAGCGCTTTAGATCCGGCTGACCTCCCGCTCAACCAAAATTGGTCGTGGGATAAAGTATTACGTTCGCCCTTTATTAAACAAGCAGATGTACTACAAAGCATTTATTTTCTCAATGACCGTTTCTCTATGGAAGAGAAGGAAAAGAACTTTGCTTTTTATGAACCAATGACTGTTCATGAGTCTTCGTTATCGCCCAGTATCCATGCGATTTTAGCAGCGGAATTAGGCCGTGAAGAAAAAGCTGTTGAACTCTATTCGCGTACGGCACGGTTAGACTTGGATAACTACAATAATGATACCGAAGACGGATTGCATATCACTTCAATGAGTGGTGCTTGGTTAGCAATTGTGCAGGGATTTGCTGGCATGCGAGTGGTGGACGGGATTCCTATTTTCAAACCTTTCTTACCAAACCAGTGGCAAGCTTATGATTTTAAGATTAACTTCCGAGGACGTTTATTAGCAGTCCATGTGGATGCGCAAGGTGTTTCTTTAAAATTAGAAGAAGGTCAACCACTCAACGTACAACTTTTTGATGAGGTGCTAACCCTTACAGACCAAGTAGAAAAAGCTTTAAAATAA
- a CDS encoding DUF969 domain-containing protein: protein MEWIRLIGIVIIVIGFVMKLDTIAVVLIAAVVTGLVSGISFVEILEILGTAFVNNRLVTLFFLTLPMIGLSERFGLKEQATNLIKKMKGLTSGRMLTLYQFIREVAAFFSIRVQGQTQFVRPIVDPMVQASSQIKYGDIDDDDVEMLKAKSAASENFGNFFAQNTFIAASGVLLIAGTMESLGYDVSPVAIASASIPVALIALLISAISNYLTDKKLDRKYGNKGGRRS from the coding sequence ATGGAATGGATTCGCTTAATAGGAATTGTCATTATTGTAATTGGCTTTGTCATGAAACTAGATACCATCGCAGTTGTTTTGATTGCAGCTGTTGTAACGGGCTTAGTTTCAGGGATATCTTTTGTAGAAATACTTGAAATACTTGGAACCGCCTTTGTTAATAACCGTTTGGTTACTTTATTTTTTTTGACACTGCCTATGATTGGCTTGTCAGAACGTTTTGGACTAAAGGAGCAAGCTACGAATTTAATTAAAAAAATGAAAGGACTCACTTCGGGAAGAATGTTGACACTTTATCAGTTTATTCGTGAAGTCGCTGCTTTTTTCTCTATCCGGGTTCAAGGACAAACTCAGTTTGTTCGTCCTATTGTTGATCCCATGGTCCAAGCTTCCTCACAAATTAAATATGGCGATATTGACGATGATGATGTTGAGATGCTAAAGGCTAAATCTGCTGCTTCGGAAAACTTCGGAAATTTCTTTGCACAAAATACTTTTATTGCTGCTTCTGGAGTTTTATTAATTGCGGGAACAATGGAATCCTTAGGTTATGATGTTTCCCCAGTAGCTATTGCCTCAGCCTCTATTCCAGTGGCTTTGATTGCCTTATTGATTTCAGCGATAAGTAATTACTTAACTGATAAAAAATTAGACCGTAAGTACGGTAATAAGGGAGGGCGTCGCTCATGA
- a CDS encoding alpha-glucosidase: protein MEQEIPWWHKTILYQVYPMSFQDSNYDGIGDIQGIIRRLDYIQSLGVNMLWINPIFASPKIDNGYDVSDYMAIDPHFGTMEDVEELIEEAHNRGIKIIFDLILNHTSNQHPWFKEASKGPDNPYRDYYIWRDGKNNGQDAPNNWEGFFGTSVWERGPQEDDQYYFHLFAPEMPDLNWENPEVHRALEDVSLFWLDKGIDGFRVDAFIHIAKEEGYPDLDLPVGEMDVAEEYFANLPKVNQYMKRFTTTLREHFPDIYILGEAASANVELARTYCDPDEGGCNSVITFRYFTMDDSTKDKRLNSNLQDTNLLYGAFKHNMDQWQRAMSDVGGPTLYWSNHDMGRVVTRIGDDHVFRDNSAKMLATLMYLQKGIPVIYNGEEIGMKNLEIDDIEDFNAPEAKSFYKKALDLGYTREWVLHNLRQTSKDASRGGMQWNDSEFAGFSSVEPWSGVNVEEKYNVKAQMMDSESILIHYKKILDLKRTELFIYGDYHLLPTDDNFYAYKRILRNKVATVICNVTEDMQYYDLPHEPDHGYRRPILENEGVRLINGGNTVRLGAYAAVVLLTDYE, encoded by the coding sequence ATGGAACAAGAAATTCCTTGGTGGCACAAAACAATTCTCTACCAAGTATACCCAATGAGTTTTCAAGATAGTAACTATGATGGCATCGGTGATATTCAAGGCATCATTCGTCGCCTTGATTATATCCAAAGCTTAGGAGTGAATATGCTGTGGATTAATCCCATTTTCGCATCCCCTAAAATAGATAATGGCTACGATGTTTCGGATTATATGGCCATTGATCCACATTTTGGAACGATGGAAGATGTAGAAGAGTTAATCGAAGAAGCCCATAACCGTGGCATTAAAATTATTTTTGATCTTATTTTAAATCATACATCTAACCAACATCCTTGGTTTAAAGAAGCTTCTAAAGGACCAGATAATCCTTACCGCGATTATTATATTTGGAGGGACGGGAAAAATAATGGTCAAGATGCACCCAACAACTGGGAAGGTTTTTTTGGAACGTCTGTATGGGAGCGTGGTCCACAAGAAGATGACCAATATTATTTCCATTTGTTCGCACCAGAAATGCCAGACCTTAACTGGGAAAATCCCGAGGTACACCGTGCTTTAGAAGATGTTTCCTTGTTCTGGTTAGATAAAGGAATTGATGGCTTTCGAGTGGATGCCTTTATTCATATTGCTAAAGAGGAAGGCTACCCAGATTTAGATTTACCAGTTGGTGAAATGGATGTAGCCGAAGAATATTTTGCAAATCTTCCTAAAGTTAATCAATATATGAAACGATTTACCACAACTTTGCGCGAACATTTCCCCGATATTTATATTCTCGGAGAAGCCGCTTCTGCTAATGTTGAACTTGCCCGAACATATTGCGATCCAGACGAGGGTGGTTGTAACTCTGTTATCACTTTCCGTTACTTTACTATGGACGACAGTACAAAAGACAAACGTTTGAACAGTAATTTACAAGATACTAACCTATTATATGGGGCTTTTAAACACAATATGGATCAATGGCAACGTGCTATGTCTGACGTCGGGGGACCAACTTTATATTGGAGTAACCATGATATGGGCCGGGTGGTTACACGAATTGGTGACGATCACGTTTTCCGAGATAATTCTGCTAAAATGCTTGCGACTTTAATGTATCTGCAAAAAGGAATTCCAGTTATTTATAACGGTGAAGAAATCGGTATGAAAAACCTTGAAATTGATGACATAGAAGACTTTAACGCCCCAGAAGCAAAAAGTTTTTATAAAAAAGCGCTTGATCTTGGTTATACTAGAGAATGGGTTCTTCACAATTTGCGCCAAACTTCTAAAGACGCATCACGTGGCGGGATGCAGTGGAACGACAGTGAATTTGCTGGCTTTTCATCTGTGGAACCTTGGAGTGGTGTCAACGTAGAGGAAAAATATAATGTCAAAGCGCAAATGATGGATTCAGAAAGTATCCTCATCCATTACAAAAAAATTCTCGATTTAAAACGAACTGAATTATTTATTTATGGCGATTATCACCTATTACCAACCGATGATAACTTTTATGCCTATAAACGTATTTTAAGAAATAAAGTCGCAACAGTGATTTGCAATGTAACAGAAGACATGCAGTATTATGACTTACCTCACGAACCTGATCACGGATATCGTCGTCCGATTCTTGAAAATGAAGGAGTACGTTTAATCAATGGAGGTAATACGGTTCGTCTCGGCGCTTATGCAGCAGTTGTCTTATTAACAGACTACGAATAG
- a CDS encoding DUF979 domain-containing protein gives MNETFITETLVPAILEFFYLLIGLQLLYTSYRIFRQKDHPTRLGTALFWLLLGLIFGGGNLLPPALNGLFLLIMGLLTLFKQVKIGKIEMNTVEEQAEHAERFGNKIFIPAISLALIAVLIAQLTPFGGQVGIGTAAVLSLLLALAIFKTSPKQALKESDRMVQQVGTTGILPQLLAALGVLFTTAGVGDVIADIISGIVPQGNRLIGVIAYIFGMVIFTMIMGNAFAAFTVITAGIGIPFVIALGADPVIAGALAMTAGFCGTLLTPMAANFNALPVALLEMKNPNGVIKAQAPMALILILVHIGLMYFWAF, from the coding sequence ATGAATGAAACGTTTATAACAGAAACCCTTGTACCGGCAATATTAGAATTTTTCTATTTATTGATTGGTTTACAGTTACTCTATACAAGTTACCGAATTTTTAGACAAAAAGATCATCCGACACGTTTAGGAACCGCTCTATTTTGGCTCTTGTTGGGGTTGATTTTTGGAGGCGGGAACTTACTACCACCTGCATTAAATGGGTTATTCCTGTTGATTATGGGTCTTCTAACTTTATTTAAACAAGTGAAAATAGGCAAAATTGAGATGAATACCGTTGAAGAACAGGCGGAGCATGCAGAACGTTTTGGAAATAAAATTTTCATACCTGCAATTAGTTTAGCATTAATTGCTGTATTGATTGCACAGTTAACACCGTTTGGCGGGCAAGTAGGAATTGGAACGGCCGCTGTTTTGTCCCTTTTGCTAGCTTTAGCAATCTTCAAGACATCACCAAAGCAAGCTCTTAAAGAATCAGATCGGATGGTTCAACAGGTCGGCACAACAGGAATTTTACCACAGCTACTTGCTGCCTTAGGTGTTCTCTTTACAACAGCCGGCGTTGGGGATGTGATTGCTGATATTATATCGGGAATCGTTCCTCAGGGAAATCGTTTGATTGGCGTTATCGCTTATATCTTTGGTATGGTAATATTCACAATGATTATGGGAAATGCTTTTGCAGCCTTTACAGTTATAACAGCTGGAATAGGTATTCCTTTTGTAATTGCGCTAGGAGCAGATCCAGTCATTGCTGGAGCGTTAGCGATGACAGCCGGCTTTTGTGGGACTTTATTAACGCCAATGGCAGCAAACTTTAACGCTTTACCAGTTGCTTTATTGGAAATGAAAAATCCAAATGGTGTTATTAAAGCTCAAGCTCCAATGGCATTGATATTAATTCTTGTCCATATTGGTTTAATGTATTTCTGGGCATTTTAA
- a CDS encoding LacI family DNA-binding transcriptional regulator, producing MPTLTDVAKLANVSKMTVSRVINHPEQVTEELRELVFKAMKELDYRPNNVAKALAQNRTLIVKVMVLEELDTTEPYYMNLLIGIASGLDKKHYALQLVTQTSVNQTECDGFIIMGMREGDYSFIKELKKPVVLFGENTYGFTYVDSDNFGGTAKATTYAIDRGYQKIVFVGIDVEAPFEQSRENGYIETMQQAGMETEILRFENYSTQTKDYFHTHINRYPQNTCFICSSDRLALGVERGIFQGGYSVPHDYGVIGFDGVLLDQVAEPKLTTVKQEVRQMGEHCADLIINKIQHPDQVIKSIELDTQLIIRESTK from the coding sequence ATGCCAACTTTAACTGATGTTGCTAAATTAGCCAATGTCTCTAAAATGACTGTTTCGCGGGTAATCAATCATCCAGAACAAGTAACCGAAGAATTACGCGAGTTAGTCTTTAAAGCTATGAAAGAGCTCGATTATCGCCCCAATAACGTTGCTAAGGCTCTGGCACAAAATCGAACACTGATTGTAAAGGTGATGGTTTTAGAAGAATTGGATACAACCGAACCTTACTATATGAATTTATTGATTGGGATTGCGAGTGGTTTGGACAAGAAACATTATGCACTCCAATTAGTAACACAAACCAGTGTCAATCAAACAGAATGTGATGGCTTCATTATTATGGGAATGCGTGAAGGAGATTACTCTTTTATAAAAGAACTCAAAAAGCCAGTCGTTTTATTTGGTGAAAACACCTACGGCTTTACGTATGTTGATTCGGATAATTTTGGCGGTACCGCTAAAGCAACAACCTATGCTATTGACCGAGGCTATCAAAAGATTGTTTTCGTTGGCATAGATGTGGAAGCGCCCTTTGAACAATCACGGGAAAATGGTTACATTGAAACGATGCAACAAGCGGGGATGGAAACAGAAATATTGCGTTTTGAAAATTATTCAACGCAAACAAAAGATTATTTCCATACTCACATTAACCGCTATCCTCAGAATACTTGCTTTATATGTAGCTCCGATCGATTAGCTCTAGGAGTCGAACGCGGTATTTTTCAAGGCGGTTATTCGGTCCCTCACGATTATGGTGTTATCGGGTTTGACGGCGTATTGTTAGATCAAGTAGCTGAGCCCAAATTAACCACTGTCAAACAAGAAGTCCGCCAAATGGGAGAGCATTGTGCAGACTTAATTATTAATAAAATCCAACATCCAGACCAAGTAATTAAGAGTATTGAATTAGATACCCAGCTCATTATTCGAGAAAGCACAAAATAA
- a CDS encoding Fur family transcriptional regulator, translated as MTHPMVTDSINKLRQSKIRLTPQRKAILEYMVESQSHPTADEIYRALSPQFPNMSAATVYNNLHLFAKIGFVKELTYGDASSRYDFTNTHHYHAICEKCGAVTDLYYPVLDDVESVAEDLIGFEVTSHRMEVYGICPDCQELEK; from the coding sequence ATGACACATCCAATGGTAACTGATTCTATTAACAAATTGCGACAAAGTAAAATTCGACTGACCCCACAAAGGAAAGCAATCTTAGAATATATGGTAGAAAGTCAAAGCCATCCTACTGCTGATGAAATATATAGAGCCTTATCACCCCAATTCCCGAATATGAGTGCCGCAACAGTCTATAATAATTTACATTTATTTGCCAAAATTGGTTTCGTTAAGGAGCTGACGTATGGTGATGCATCGAGTCGTTATGATTTCACTAATACCCATCATTATCATGCCATTTGTGAAAAATGTGGTGCGGTAACCGACTTATATTATCCCGTTTTAGATGACGTGGAATCTGTTGCTGAAGATTTAATTGGTTTTGAAGTGACTAGTCATCGTATGGAAGTCTATGGGATTTGTCCTGATTGTCAGGAGCTAGAAAAATAG
- the pcp gene encoding pyroglutamyl-peptidase I, with protein MKILVAAFDSFGGEKINPALEAVKLLADEIAGAEIVKLEIPTVFHKSAETLREKALEVKPDMILCVGQAGGRFAITPERVAINQDDARIPDNEDNQPIDVSIQEDGAPAYFATLPIKAMVEKIKAAGVPAAVSNSAGTFVCNHIMYQALYLAEKELDNIQAGFIHVPFIPEQVVDKPEKPAMSLEDIAKGLTAALEAMVEYHGKEDIKKIGGTTH; from the coding sequence ATGAAAATATTAGTAGCAGCTTTTGATTCTTTTGGTGGAGAAAAAATTAATCCTGCTTTAGAAGCAGTTAAATTACTAGCAGATGAAATTGCTGGAGCAGAGATTGTGAAGTTGGAAATTCCCACTGTTTTTCATAAATCAGCAGAAACTTTACGTGAAAAAGCTCTAGAGGTAAAACCAGATATGATTTTATGTGTCGGCCAAGCTGGTGGACGCTTTGCGATAACACCTGAACGTGTGGCCATCAATCAAGATGATGCGCGTATTCCAGATAATGAAGACAATCAACCCATTGATGTTTCCATTCAAGAAGATGGGGCACCTGCTTATTTTGCAACCTTACCGATTAAAGCCATGGTTGAAAAAATCAAAGCAGCGGGTGTTCCAGCTGCCGTTTCTAACTCAGCAGGGACGTTTGTATGTAATCATATTATGTACCAAGCTCTCTACTTAGCTGAAAAAGAATTAGACAATATCCAAGCAGGTTTTATCCATGTGCCTTTTATTCCTGAGCAAGTCGTTGATAAACCTGAAAAACCGGCTATGAGTTTAGAAGATATTGCCAAAGGTTTAACAGCTGCTCTTGAAGCGATGGTTGAATACCATGGTAAAGAAGATATTAAAAAAATTGGTGGAACAACCCACTAA